In Deltaproteobacteria bacterium, a single genomic region encodes these proteins:
- a CDS encoding transposase, whose amino-acid sequence MDGPPTRSDSSRVLEQLELLGVDSGTLTRAGVARPEELARHWRGERAPCAGRATLRCVGCGLEASLQFRCEGHCERSCEHAERAASALLRAIPRVPVRHWVLSLPGALQLASAVDQRFVAALCREFIALVFEFVRRRVGAQHPGGVECGGASLVHRAARALVFDVHVHALVLDGGYVVDGRGPPTFMPLVDEPTAQELVELTRAVRERLLARWRRRGSPEDRELWRLMLAQWAELGPVATTAVRRVRIESVGPATPRKVGVGARRDGFGVHAMRRIEGESRTALATLARYLVRAPVSLQSLSPGPRGILQRLPHAFADGTTHVEFAPEELARRLVALTPGRAIHRVSYHGALAPGAAAKWRGKPLQLALVREPGPAPMRTRRARAGSVLAEPECTRCGERMRVIALEELADAPVFDSARPA is encoded by the coding sequence ATGGACGGGCCTCCGACGCGCAGCGATTCCAGCCGAGTCCTCGAGCAGCTCGAGCTGTTGGGGGTCGACTCGGGCACGTTGACGCGGGCTGGTGTCGCGCGGCCAGAGGAACTCGCGCGACACTGGCGCGGCGAGCGGGCGCCGTGTGCGGGTCGCGCGACGTTGCGCTGCGTCGGCTGTGGGCTCGAGGCATCGCTGCAGTTCCGCTGCGAGGGGCACTGCGAGCGCTCGTGCGAGCACGCCGAGCGGGCCGCTTCGGCGCTGCTGCGGGCGATCCCGCGGGTGCCGGTGCGTCACTGGGTACTGTCGCTGCCCGGCGCCCTGCAGCTGGCCTCGGCGGTCGATCAGCGCTTCGTCGCGGCGCTGTGCCGCGAGTTCATCGCGCTGGTGTTCGAGTTCGTGCGCAGGCGCGTCGGCGCGCAGCACCCGGGGGGTGTCGAGTGCGGTGGTGCATCGCTGGTCCACCGCGCCGCGCGGGCGCTGGTGTTCGACGTGCATGTCCACGCGCTCGTGCTCGACGGCGGCTATGTCGTCGACGGTCGCGGCCCGCCGACGTTCATGCCGCTGGTCGACGAGCCGACCGCACAGGAGCTGGTGGAGCTCACCCGCGCCGTGCGCGAGCGACTGCTCGCGCGATGGCGGCGGCGCGGCAGCCCCGAGGACCGCGAGCTGTGGCGGCTCATGCTGGCGCAGTGGGCCGAGCTTGGGCCGGTCGCGACCACCGCGGTGCGGCGGGTGCGGATCGAGTCGGTGGGGCCGGCGACGCCGCGCAAGGTCGGGGTCGGTGCGCGGCGCGACGGCTTCGGCGTGCACGCGATGCGTCGCATCGAAGGTGAGTCCCGCACCGCACTCGCAACGCTGGCGCGATACCTCGTGCGGGCCCCAGTGTCGCTGCAATCGCTGTCACCGGGGCCGCGCGGCATTCTGCAGCGGCTGCCGCACGCCTTCGCCGACGGCACCACCCACGTCGAGTTCGCGCCCGAGGAGCTCGCGCGCCGCCTGGTCGCGCTCACGCCGGGACGGGCGATCCATCGCGTCTCGTACCACGGTGCGTTGGCCCCGGGGGCGGCGGCGAAGTGGCGCGGTAAGCCGCTGCAGCTCGCACTGGTGCGCGAGCCCGGGCCCGCGCCGATGCGGACCCGTCGCGCACGTGCGGGCTCGGTGCTCGCGGAGCCCGAGTGCACGCGCTGTGGCGAGCGCATGCGGGTGATCGCGCTCGAAGAACTCGCCGACGCACCGGTGTTCGACAGTGCGAGGCCAGCATGA